A genome region from Prionailurus bengalensis isolate Pbe53 chromosome B4, Fcat_Pben_1.1_paternal_pri, whole genome shotgun sequence includes the following:
- the LOC122472667 gene encoding calmodulin-like: MGRAESLPPPFAPNAEKEGGSIPWQDCHGSSALTQTQPPVPAAGPRLRREPFEPSGSRLGSSVTGVRDMAEQLSKEQVAEFKEAFTSFDKDGDGKIDVQELGAVMQALGENLSEAELKQLIARVDTDGDGHISFDEFLAEMAEIMKSSGSKAEMREVFRAFDLDGDGHISVNELKQAMAKLGENLSQEELDAMIQGADVDQDGQVNYEEFVRILSQK; the protein is encoded by the coding sequence ATGGGGAGGGCGGAgagccttcctcctccctttgctCCGAATGCAGAAAAGGAGGGGGGTTCCATCCCTTGGCAAGACTGCCACGGGAGCTCTGCCCTCACACAGACACAGCCTCCCGTCCCAGCCGCCGGTCCCCGTCTCCGACGTGAGCCCTTTGAGCCAAGTGGCAGCCGGCTCGGAAGCTCTGTGACAGGTGTACGTGACATGGCGGAGCAGCTGTCTAAAGAACAGGTGGCCGAGTTCAAGGAGGCCTTCACCAGTTTTGACAAGGACGGGGATGGAAAGATCGACGTCCAGGAGCTGGGTGCCGTGATGCAGGCCCTGGGTGAGAACCTGTCGGAAGCCGAGCTGAAGCAGCTCATCGCCCGGGTGGACACCGATGGCGACGGCCATATCAGCTTCGACGAGTTCCTGGCAGAGATGGCCGAGATCATGAAGTCCTCGGGCAGCAAGGCGGAGATGCGGGAAGTCTTCCGTGCCTTCGACCTGGACGGCGACGGCCACATCAGCGTCAACGAGCTCAAGCAGGCCATGGCCAAGCTGGGCGAGAATCTTTCCCAGGAGGAGCTGGACGCCATGATCCAGGGCGCCGATGTGGACCAGGACGGGCAGGTGAACTACGAGGAGTTCGTGCGCATCCTCTCTCAGAAGTGA